A region from the Vibrio rumoiensis genome encodes:
- the mpaA gene encoding murein tripeptide amidase MpaA, whose amino-acid sequence MAVILRPREQRAQFQLKPIQYGHSVLGAPLLYFPAQIQDENTGLILAGTHGDETASIVSLSCALRSIEAKQLRHHVILSMNPDGNLLGTRANANQVDLNRNFASQNWQSGGTVYRWSTQEPERDVEVGTGDTGNSEPETAALCQLIEELKPAWVTSFHEPLACIDDPSFSPLAHWLSQKMNLPMVEDVGYDTPGSFGSWCAERDLLCVTVELPPVSADYVCEHYLEMLMALLTQQF is encoded by the coding sequence ATGGCTGTCATTCTTCGCCCTCGTGAGCAACGAGCACAATTTCAACTCAAACCTATCCAATACGGACACTCTGTATTAGGTGCGCCTTTGTTGTATTTTCCCGCTCAAATTCAAGATGAGAATACCGGATTAATTCTTGCGGGCACGCATGGCGATGAAACGGCTTCGATTGTCAGTCTTTCTTGCGCTTTACGTTCAATTGAAGCAAAACAGCTACGCCATCATGTCATTTTAAGCATGAATCCCGACGGTAATCTGTTAGGAACCCGAGCGAACGCCAATCAGGTCGATTTGAATCGAAACTTTGCGAGTCAAAATTGGCAAAGCGGTGGCACGGTTTATCGTTGGAGCACTCAAGAGCCAGAGCGTGATGTCGAAGTGGGAACTGGCGACACGGGCAATTCTGAGCCTGAAACCGCAGCATTATGTCAGTTAATTGAAGAGCTCAAACCGGCGTGGGTGACGTCATTTCATGAACCATTAGCTTGCATTGATGACCCAAGCTTTTCGCCTTTGGCGCATTGGTTATCGCAGAAAATGAATTTACCTATGGTCGAAGATGTTGGCTACGACACACCGGGCTCATTTGGTTCTTGGTGTGCCGAACGTGATTTATTATGTGTGACGGTAGAGTTGCCGCCCGTTTCTGCCGATTACGTTTGTGAGCATTATTTGGAAATGTTGATGGCGTTGCTAACCCAACAATTTTAA
- a CDS encoding endonuclease domain-containing protein has product MGKIYNLQKTKIYRPLLRNNLTPAEKMLWFHIKNNQRGVKFRRQHGIGRYIVDFYCAKLHLVIEVDGHSHYTEQGIRYDLERNQYLKNNGLNILRFTNHQVRDQLAAVIQQIDIYIQARLRSQY; this is encoded by the coding sequence ATGGGAAAGATCTATAACTTACAAAAAACCAAAATATATCGTCCATTACTTCGAAATAACTTAACCCCAGCAGAAAAAATGTTGTGGTTTCATATTAAGAATAATCAGCGCGGAGTTAAATTCAGACGTCAACATGGTATAGGTCGTTATATCGTCGATTTCTACTGTGCAAAGCTTCATTTAGTGATTGAAGTCGATGGCCACAGTCATTACACCGAACAAGGTATTCGCTACGATTTAGAAAGAAATCAGTATCTTAAAAATAACGGATTAAATATTCTGAGATTTACGAACCATCAAGTTCGTGACCAATTGGCGGCAGTCATCCAGCAGATTGATATCTACATTCAGGCCAGATTGAGAAGTCAGTATTAA